Sequence from the Synechococcales cyanobacterium T60_A2020_003 genome:
CTGCTTGCCTCTGAAAAATCTGATAAAGCTGATAAACGACGCAGTGCAAGTAAAAGTAAACCTTCTCTGCATCAGCAGTCTGGGAAGTTACAACGTCTGCGGGAAATGCTGGATGAATTGCTCGATGAGGGCGATCGCGCCTTGATCTTTACCCAGTTTGCGGAATGGGGAAAGCACCTCCAGGCATACCTCACGGAAACCTTTAAACAAGAGGTGCTGTTCCTGTACGGCAGCACGACGAAACAGCAGCGGGAAGCAATGGTCGATCGGTTCCAGAACGATCCGCAAGGCCCCCGGATCTTTATCCTGTCCCTTAAGGCGGGCGGCGTCGGGCTCAACCTCACGCGGGCAAATCATGTGTTCCACTTTGATCGCTGGTGGAATCCAGCCGTGGAAAATCAGGCCACGGATCGGGTCTTTCGCATTGGCCAAACCCGGAATGTGCAAGTTCACAAGTTTGTCTGTACGGGAACCCTAGAGGAACGCATCCACGAAATTATTGAGAGCAAGAAACAGCTTTCCGAACAGATCGTCGGCACGGGCGAAAACTGGTTGGCGGAGCTGGATACCGACCAGTTGCGATCGCTCCTCTTGCTGGATCGAGATGCCATTCTTAGCGATGAGGACAGTTAGGATGCGTTGACGCCTTAGCCCAACCGAGACTGACCTGTATAGCTGTTGCCAGCTAGCTTAGGACATGGACATTTTGGTGGGGCGGCGAAGCCGCCCCACCAAAATGTCCTAACCGATATGGCTAGCACTATAGAATAGAGAGAATAGGCGCTTAATATTTCGTTACCCTCATGACTCTCGAATCTCCGACCGAAAAAGATTCGTCCCCTATTAACGCGGATGATGCGGGTCAATCCGAGGCCAAGGCTACCCCCATCCTGTGTCGGCACTGCCGCAGAACCGCAACCAACGGCATCAAATGCCAAGGAATGTGCGTGGCAGATAGTGACTATTAGGCTGATGGGTTGAATTGGGCGATCGCCGTAACGCATCAATCCCCAGACGTGATGCATTACGCTACCCAAGAATCCGGAGTTATTAAATCCCCAATCCTTAGGCAATCGCAACATTATCCGTGAGCGTCGTTTCCAGGGCGAGCAGTTGAGCGGATGCCTGAGCATAGGTGATAGGATAACTGCGGGTTAGTTTTCCAGTTGCGGCTAGAACACTCCGGACGTCTTGGTTCGTCATTTGGTTTAAGGGGCGATCGCCCAAGGTCGCTAGAGCCATCGCAATACCTACCCCCTGCCCAACCGCCACGTTAAACTCCACGATGCGTCCGGCAGAGCTAGCAAACCCATCAAATCCAGACGCAGGGCTGATGACCGCAAGATTGGAGAGCGATCGCACCAGCGTATGGCGAATGCCAATGTTGAATAATGGGGGTTGCAGATGATCGACCACACCCAGACCTAGGGAAATAGTGCGATCCTCTAATCCTTCAATGCCACCCCGCACATCGAAATGATAGCCAAAGGTGCCGAGGGCTTCATGGCTGGGGACGCCACCTTTCAACATTTCTGCGCCACTGAGGAGATCGACAACATCCATCACGTTTCCCGCATGGCGGATATAGAGTTCTGAAGCGGGATGTACCGAAATATTAGCGTCAAAGCTCTTAAACCA
This genomic interval carries:
- a CDS encoding FAD-dependent oxidoreductase, with amino-acid sequence WFKSFDANISVHPASELYIRHAGNVMDVVDLLSGAEMLKGGVPSHEALGTFGYHFDVRGGIEGLEDRTISLGLGVVDHLQPPLFNIGIRHTLVRSLSNLAVISPASGFDGFASSAGRIVEFNVAVGQGVGIAMALATLGDRPLNQMTNQDVRSVLAATGKLTRSYPITYAQASAQLLALETTLTDNVAIA